A single Acidobacteriota bacterium DNA region contains:
- a CDS encoding roadblock/LC7 domain-containing protein: protein MNIFRDTLDAILRAVDGIRTILIVGVDGIIIDRDFKDGVPDPELSYELVAAEYTSLLKTSLRTAEDVETGCLQEMTILTERYLFIVRMITEEYFIMMVMNPDGNFGRARYEMKKAQIILEKEFRI, encoded by the coding sequence ATGAACATTTTCAGGGATACACTCGATGCCATTCTGAGGGCGGTGGATGGGATTCGGACCATCCTGATCGTCGGGGTGGATGGCATCATCATCGATCGGGACTTCAAGGACGGGGTTCCGGACCCGGAGCTGAGTTACGAACTGGTGGCCGCGGAGTACACGTCGCTTCTCAAGACGTCCCTGCGGACGGCGGAAGACGTCGAAACGGGCTGCCTGCAGGAAATGACCATCCTCACGGAACGGTACCTGTTCATCGTGCGCATGATCACCGAAGAGTACTTCATCATGATGGTCATGAACCCGGACGGCAACTTCGGCAGGGCACGGTACGAGATGAAGAAGGCCCAGATCATCCTCGAGAAGGAATTCCGGATCTGA